From Kineosporia succinea, the proteins below share one genomic window:
- a CDS encoding alanine racemase → MSDLADLPVSVTEKGWGSLAARGQVTARSLSAQPRPLLGGDFTFPLAVLSRSALTSNIEAMAAWCEQRGVRIAPHGKTYMSPEIAQQQLDSGAWALTVASVSQMQAYYAHGVRRFLVANQLADRAGIAWVAARDDLEVWVNVDSAAGVGFLADELAGSARVVNVFVELGHPGGRTGARSVADAVAVAHAAAARPELRLAGVSGYEGTLGHHGLPEENARVAGWAADLAGLGASLFGNGLLETGYVLTAGGSAFPDVVAATLRERAGAGDPVIVLRSGAYAVHDDGYYASVTPHDRGADGPVLRPALSVWAPVLSRPEAELALLLLGRRDAGFDEGLPVPREVLRRNGERVAVDDLTVTALNDQHGFLRLPAGFELGPGDLVRLGISHPCTTLDKWRVIPVADDEEQVVGLVHTFF, encoded by the coding sequence GCCCGCGGCCAGGTGACCGCGCGCTCGCTGTCCGCGCAGCCCCGGCCCCTGCTCGGCGGTGACTTCACCTTTCCGCTCGCGGTGCTCTCCCGGTCGGCGCTGACCTCGAACATCGAGGCGATGGCGGCCTGGTGCGAACAGCGCGGCGTGCGCATCGCACCGCACGGCAAGACCTACATGTCACCCGAGATCGCGCAGCAGCAGCTGGATTCCGGGGCCTGGGCGCTGACCGTGGCGAGCGTCTCGCAGATGCAGGCCTACTACGCGCACGGCGTGCGCCGCTTCCTGGTCGCGAACCAGCTGGCCGACCGGGCGGGCATCGCCTGGGTCGCCGCGCGCGACGACCTGGAGGTCTGGGTGAACGTCGACTCGGCCGCCGGGGTGGGCTTTCTGGCGGACGAGCTGGCCGGGTCCGCGCGGGTGGTGAACGTCTTCGTGGAGCTGGGGCATCCGGGCGGGCGCACGGGGGCGCGGTCGGTCGCGGACGCGGTGGCGGTCGCGCACGCGGCGGCCGCCCGGCCGGAACTGCGGCTCGCGGGGGTGAGCGGCTACGAGGGCACGCTCGGGCACCACGGGCTGCCCGAGGAGAACGCGCGGGTGGCCGGGTGGGCCGCCGACCTGGCCGGGCTCGGGGCGTCGTTGTTCGGGAACGGGCTGCTGGAGACCGGTTACGTGCTCACCGCCGGGGGCAGCGCGTTCCCCGACGTGGTCGCCGCCACCCTGCGCGAGCGGGCCGGCGCCGGTGACCCGGTGATCGTGCTGCGCAGCGGGGCCTACGCCGTGCACGACGACGGCTACTACGCCTCGGTGACCCCGCACGACCGCGGCGCCGACGGCCCGGTGCTGCGCCCGGCGCTGTCGGTGTGGGCGCCCGTGCTCTCGCGCCCGGAGGCCGAGCTGGCGCTGCTGCTGCTCGGCCGCCGGGACGCCGGGTTCGACGAGGGCCTGCCGGTTCCGCGGGAGGTGCTGCGGCGCAACGGGGAACGCGTCGCCGTCGACGACCTGACCGTGACCGCGCTGAACGACCAGCACGGCTTCCTGCGTCTGCCGGCCGGGTTCGAGCTCGGCCCGGGCGACCTGGTGCGGCTCGGGATCTCCCACCCCTGCACCACACTCGACAAGTGGCGGGTGATCCCCGTGGCCGACGACGAGGAGCAGGTCGTGGGACTGGTTCACACGTTCTTCTAG
- a CDS encoding serine hydrolase domain-containing protein — protein sequence MNDHWGDEPLATRARRLLGRRHPVAAVATVTRSGVVTAGWGAEPESDFEIGSISKGVTGLLYRDAVERGVVRGDTTLGELLPLTGGCAGITLSAISQHRSGLPGVPASPGRSLRLRLRGENPCGGTVDELIEQASGVEPGPPRPRSSTFAFELLGHALARASRMTYPELVHERIASRLGLKSWYLPADPSQLRPGALTGCSRRGRARPPWTGEALGPAGGIRSTVSDLGDLARALLDGRAPGMSALDPVARLSGSAVMIGAAWITLEHRGRAVTGHHGGTGGFRSWIGLDRESGTGAVVLSATARPVDGAGFCLLP from the coding sequence GTGAACGACCACTGGGGGGACGAACCGCTCGCCACGAGGGCGCGGCGGCTGCTGGGCCGCCGGCATCCGGTCGCGGCGGTGGCCACGGTCACCCGCTCCGGCGTGGTCACGGCGGGCTGGGGCGCCGAGCCCGAGTCCGACTTCGAGATCGGCTCGATCAGCAAGGGCGTCACCGGGTTGCTCTACCGCGACGCGGTGGAACGTGGTGTGGTGCGCGGCGACACGACGCTCGGCGAGCTGCTGCCGCTGACCGGCGGGTGCGCGGGCATCACCCTGAGCGCGATCAGCCAGCACCGGTCCGGCCTGCCGGGTGTGCCCGCCTCGCCGGGCCGTTCGCTGCGGTTGCGCCTGCGGGGCGAGAACCCCTGCGGCGGCACGGTCGACGAGCTGATCGAGCAGGCGTCGGGGGTGGAGCCCGGGCCGCCGCGCCCGCGCTCCTCCACCTTCGCCTTCGAGCTGCTCGGGCACGCCCTGGCCCGCGCCTCCCGCATGACCTACCCGGAGCTGGTGCACGAGCGCATCGCCTCGCGCCTGGGGCTGAAATCCTGGTACCTGCCCGCGGATCCGTCGCAGCTGCGGCCGGGCGCGCTGACCGGGTGCAGCCGTCGGGGCCGGGCGCGTCCGCCCTGGACCGGTGAGGCCCTCGGCCCGGCCGGTGGAATCCGTTCCACCGTGAGCGATCTCGGTGACCTGGCCCGGGCGCTGCTCGACGGGCGGGCGCCGGGGATGTCCGCACTCGACCCGGTGGCCCGGCTCTCGGGCAGCGCGGTGATGATCGGCGCGGCCTGGATCACGCTGGAGCACCGGGGCCGGGCCGTCACCGGGCACCACGGGGGCACGGGCGGGTTCCGGAGCTGGATCGGGCTGGACCGCGAGAGCGGCACCGGCGCGGTGGTGCTGTCGGCCACGGCCCGGCCGGTCGACGGGGCCGGGTTCTGCCTTCTGCCCTAG